The genomic region CAAAAAATACCATCAATTCAGATAAACATTTCAGCCTTGTGTGTATTAAACACCACTTCCCTGTTCGTTACTAACAAGGACGCATCCCTTTAAAAACTAATGTAAGGATTGTAACATTCCAGATGTGCttacaggctcaaaaatgttggggactccTTCATTATTTAATTCTCCACTTGCTTTTTGTGCCCTGAACCATGTTTTGTAAGAAGAGCCCCCAGCCATCAAGCCAGTGCTACAAGCCTGGCTATATTAGATAACCTCCCCAGCCCCAATTGCTTGCTCTCTTCTTTCCAACTCTGTTGTGTTCTACCTTTTGTGTGGCTTATTGGTCAAATAGTTAACTCATAGAGTTTGAATTGTTGCTTTTATGTTCAAATATACCTCTGGTACTAAAATACTTTCCTCTCAATCTTCCAGGTATATTATGGTTCCCAGTGGAAACATGGGGGTATTTGACCCCACAGAAATTCATAATCGAGGACAGCTGAAATCTCACATGAAGGAGGCCATGATTAAGCTTGGCTTTCATCTCATTTGCTTCTTCATGTACCTTTACAGGTAAGTCTCATACCTTGCAACTTGGGAAAGGTAATAGAttagaaaaattattaaaattcttATTAGTGTTCTGATGAGGTTCTGTTGTCTTCTGAGCTTTGCTGAATCTTTTGCTATAGTAGCATTtgcagtggtggattctgcattcTTCCTATTAAAATACTGTTTTTTAATTCCTTCATAAAGCAGTGCATGTTTCTTCACTTATGTTTTGTAAATGAAAGGTAATAGTTATATTATATTGCAATGGTTCAAGTACTTTTATAAAGCTAACAGGAATGTAAACTATGTACGCCATGTTTTATCTCACTgctactgcattgtttttacttttGTGACACCATTTTCTGAATTGTGTGACATACATCTGGTACAtgttgctttgtttcaaatttctgtaAGCCTATCCCATTGCATTACTTAGTAAATGACTCATTCTGTTGACTGTGTTGACTTCCACTATATAatatgccttgagtctcagtgaaaaaggtggggtataaataactCATATACCTGGTTATAGCTGGATTTAGGCTTAATTGGGGAGATTGTggttgcttccacatggggaTCCCCCTTCCCCATGGAAAGCAGACACTCCTATGTTAGAAGGGACCATCCACATGATCAAGGACAATTCAGGGATTTCCCATTTAAACTGCActaaaaattgatttttaatctgttttgagtGGGAGGTCACAGAGTGTCTCAAGGTGAGTGTCTGCTTGCTTTGCCAGTAAGGAGCGGGGAAGGAGCTAAGTTCTACTTCCAAATTGGCAAGGAACAACTTACTAATGCATGCCATTTTCTCACTTGGTAAAAgccccctcctttccctgccaAGGCTATGTGATGTTTGGGAATGTCTTTACAGAAGCTCATCCAGGCAGCTTTCAAGACCTGGATGTATCTAAAAGAAACAATCAGGAAATTCAATATTGTTTTGAAAAGATATCTGCAAACTTTATTGTAGATACTTTTTGTATTATTGCAACTTGATTATTTTATAGTTCTCACATACAGCTAGTAAACCAGAACAGCTTCCTTAGCTGCTGTTGCTCATTTCAGTGGATAAAAGTATATGGGTTCACATGACAATGTTTGTCACATGGTGACAGCAAGTATCATATGAGGGTTTCCAGCACTGCTTTTTCAGAGTCATTAGTGAGGGACACTTACCTATGATTTGATTTTCACCATGCAATTTTGTAATAATGGATGATCTGTATCAACTCTGGACCTAATTCAATTTATCCAGTATGATGCATTTATGAAAATGAAATTGAAGAACTTTACTTCTGATGTTGGTATTTTAAAGATGCAAGTTCCAAGCGATTGTTAGGTTTGTTTAAAAGTAATATTTGTATGTTCTTCATTCATGTACTGCTCTTACCCTATTTCTGCAGTATGATCCTGGCTTTGATAAATGATTGAAGTCAAAATGGAAGTATCGTGGTTGCTGATTTCTCTTAAATGTCACTCCATTGAAACATTGTGGAACCAGGTGCAGCTTTCAAGTAAACCTCGACCAGTGTCGTCATGCagtatattttttcttctttgaacaaaaatatttttgctgtattttttaacatattaaaatatttaaaaaaccatGATTGTGTTTTGGGACCCATTGATTTTTCTGTAGTTCATTTTCCAACTTCCAGATCTGTAACTTCCAAATAGCAGCAGTTTTAGGGGAACTTGCATGCCCTGTCAAGTTAGGGACATCCAAACGTTTTATCTCTTTCATAAGCTTTCATGTATCTATGTGAAAACTTTTTCAGTAATTGATGATTTGTAGTGTTTATACTGACTATGTTAGATGTGGCTCATTTAGTTGATTAACACCAGTCCAATTGTGAACAGGGTCATGAACAGAGCCCTGATGTTCAAACCTCAATTCAGTGGTCTTCTGTGCCGCTCTCTTCATATACCTCATTTCAGCAGTATGGGTGCTAAGTAACAGCACATGctttgtcgaaggttttcatggccagattcaactggttctcgtgggttttccgggctgtgtggccgtggtctggtagatcttgttcctaacatttcgcctgcatctgtggctggcatcttcagaggtgtatcacagagacttccgggccacatagcctggaaaacccccacAACCAGCACATGCCTTTTCTGTAAAAGGTTCCATGTTTACCCTTCAGCAACCCCACTTGAAAGAACCTTAAGCAATAAAAGAGGCTTCAAAGAGCCTCTGCCCACAGATTATATGGATCACTGTTCTGAGTTGGTTAGGCTCTCATTCTAAGTTTGCAAACATTTAGATGTGATTATTAATTATTTAGTGAGGCATGCATGGTGGATGATGACCTAATCAGCAAGGAAGACTATTGAGCTGGACAACATCTGGGAAAGAAGTGGCAGTGAAATGATAGAATGAGTCCTAAGAGTGAAAACATACTGCTTAATTCAAGTGCTATTAAGCGAAGTGTCATGAAGAGACAGTTCCAACAGGCTGCCTTTTgaaaaaagttgttaaaaacaataCATGCACAAAAATTCCAAGATGTCAAACCTTAATGAGCTGTAGcctaaaaaagaaatatatagcCAGGAGGTAAACAGTCTACACATTAATTATAGTCGTGGAGAACATCTACCAGAAAGCCCAATGATAACCTTTTGTTTCACTATGTAAGAGTAGAAAATGAGCCTCTGTGGTTTGGCTTTGCCCTTAATATGAGGACATGGTGGAAGAGCTGTAAGATGTTTGAGCTGCTTGTATGACAGCAAGTGCCATTCTCACACATCTGCTAGCTGTATGTGAGTCTAATGGGATGAGGTGCTTGTAAAGTGTCATTTAGAATAATTCAGATAATTAAGAGATAAGTTCATACTGGAACAATGTTAAAGCTGATCATAATAGACCGAAGGAGCAAACAGCTGAACCGACAGACCTATTAAGCCAAATTAAAGGCCACAAAGGGCTGCAGGACGTAGATGGTCTGGAATACTTAAAGGAACTAAAGGGGGAAAAAGTCTCACTTCAGTTAAAAAGCATACTGTCGCTTATCTAATGCTTCCAGTGGAATCCCACTTAATAATCAAGTCCATAACAGCTTACATTCAGTAAATGCTATACCATAGAAATGCTCCCAGAATATTTACTGAAGTTATTAGTTAAGGACCATGAGTAGCAGGAACTCTCTTTTCCATAGTTCTGTGAGGCATCAGATCGCTATTACAAAATAATCTGATCATGTGCTTCTCTTTTTGAAGTTCCAACTTTGCTTCTGGAAGCTAGAGAGCTATTATAGATGTAAGGGTCTGTTTAGTCAACGTGACTGTCAACAGTTCCCCATCCTGTTACTTAACTGACAAACTAGTCTACAGCATTATCAAGAATGTAGAACTACTCTGTCTTACCAAAAAAATATAAGAATTTTGAATTCATCCGCCACCACTTCCTTCCCCTccaaccctctccccaccccaaaacaccaaaaCGGGACTGACAGGGCAGCAGCAACAAGCTGTCCGCTGCCCTGCTAGGcctggcaccagccctcccaagcccccttcAACCCTCTCTTGACCaaaacaccccaccccaaaaaaacctcactaagggactattttctactgtggaagcatggTACTCTTTCTCTTCTGCCAAAGTGTTACTGCccgcacttagatctttcagtgggaaagggCATAGTTGTGAACCCTGTAATTGTCTTATATGCAATGAAGTTTTGCCTAGACAATTTAGCAGAATTAGGGCTTGGCTTTCTCTTACAAATGGTGCATATGTATTGTCAGCTTGGTGGTTTAATAAGCTATAGGCTTATTCATTAGGTACACACTGCTCAATCCTGCAACTGTTAGAATAAAGCCAATAGATTAGACAGTAGTGCAGTTAAGATTATTAGTATGTGAGAAGGTGGTTAGCACGTTTTACTTATTAGCTGTATATCACAATGGCATAGAAACCTCCCACTTTCTATTTATGTAAATTTTAAAGGGACAAGAATAAATGATACCTGTGTCCATTCGTTGACTCAGTGTATATGTATTTGTCACTTCTATCTATACCATAGTACAAACTGCTACATTTGAGTAATTGCATAGAAAtgtaaggggggaaaggagactaCAGTATTTCTGACAGCAGTCCATAGGTCAGTTCAAATGCAGATAGTATATTACATCTCCCTCTACTTTGAGGTGGTTTAATTCTAAATGAGAGCAGCACAGCCTGCCACATGTCAAGCTGCCTGAAGCTCAACAGCAGCCTAGTAATGGGTCTGGTAAATATTCTGACCAATGCTTGTCCAGGATTATAAAGGTTGAGTGGTGATTAAACACATGGCTCATGAAAACAAGCTATATTGCCCTGACTGTGGTCCCATGAATAAGTAACACAAGAGAGACAGGAAACAGGATCATAAATAAACGGGTACATTTTAGGACTAGCACATAATAGATGCTTGCTACTGGTAGCTGAAGTTGACTTTGCTGTATAATAAGGGATATAGACCACTGTCTTAAGGTCATGGGTCAGAATATCTCCTTTCTATCCTTATGAAATAGCAATTCAGAGGGCAGCTATATCACTGATGCTCAGAAGGCTAAGAACTATTCAAGTCCAATTATTCATTCTGTTTATTgaactggaaagaaagggaaTACAAATATTGGTTAAGTGCTATGCACCAACATGGAGAAGTgtaattaaaaaaagataaaaacaaaaatcaggaATTCTGTTTAAACTGAACATTTTAAAGATATGTTTAATATACtacatatttataaaataaaaaagttaagATGTTCTGTAAATAATTAGTAAAACAAGTGAAAATAAATATGGAGACCCAAATTtcttatgttttaatgttatatagTGAAGAAAATTTTAAACTACTTAATATAATCCAAGAGGAGAGTAACAAAAATCCAGAAAGTTTAAGAACGCAATCCTTTGAAACATTTAATATCAGTCCATAGCAAAT from Sphaerodactylus townsendi isolate TG3544 linkage group LG01, MPM_Stown_v2.3, whole genome shotgun sequence harbors:
- the CNIH4 gene encoding protein cornichon homolog 4 isoform X2 — encoded protein: MLISLHWFIFLLNLPVATWNIYRYIMVPSGNMGVFDPTEIHNRGQLKSHMKEAMIKLGFHLICFFMYLYSMILALIND